GAGGACGCCTTGCTCCCATTGCTTTAGGAAGTGACACGGGAGGATCGATCCGCCAACCTGCAGCGTTTACAGGGACTGTCGGTTTTAAGCCGACCTATGGACGGGTCTCCCGCTACGGCCTTGTTGCCTTCGGCTCGTCACTCGACCAGATCGGCCCGCTAACAACCACCGTTAAGGATGCCGCCCTCATGATGGAAGTGATGGGCCACCCGTGCGACTACGATGCCACTAATGTCAAAAAGCCCGGAGAACCCTACCTCGACCACATGGAAACCTCCCTCCAGGGAAAAACCGTCGGAGTCCCCTGGAAATTTTTAGGAGATCTTTCAGAGACTTCTCGCCAAGAGTTTGAAAAAGGGCTCGAAGTCTTAAAAGAGCTTGGGGTAAATATCGTCGAAGTCAATCTCGAAAAGCTGAGGTATGGAATTCCGATCTACTACATCCTTTCAACAGCAGAGGCCTCGACAAACCTCGCCCGTTTCGATGGGGTTCGCTATGGAAAACGGTCAGAAAAAGCAAAAACCCTCGATGAAATCTACGACCTTTCAAGAGAAGAGGGGTTTGGCCCTGAGGTGAAACAACGGATCCTTTTGGGAACCTTTGTCCTCTCTTCAGGCTACCAAGAGGCCTACTACAAAAAAGCGCAAAAAATCCGCACCTTGGTGATCGAAGAGTACAAAAAAGCGTTCGAGATCTGTGATGTCGTGGCGATGCCTTCCACGCCAACACCCGCCTTTGAACTCGATGGTATTAAGGACCCACTAGATATGTATTTGCAAGACCTCTACACGGTTGGGGCAAACCTGGCCGGCCTTCCCGCCATTAGTGTCCCTTGTGGGACAAATAGCTCGGGTCTTCCCCACGCCATCCAGTTTTTGGGACCCCAGATGGACGACGGAAAAGTGCTCCACTTCGCCCACCAATTTGAAAAGGGACGGGGGCTTAAAGAGTTTATCCCTCCCCTATTTAACAAGGAGGTCGAGTGATGAGCCCTATCCCTTATGAAGAGTGGGAGCCCGTGATTGGCCTCGAAGTCCACGCCCAGCTCAAAACCCGTTCCAAAATTTTTGCCCGCTCTCCCAACCGGTTTGGTGATGAGCCCAACACCAATATCGAGATCGTCGACACCGGGCAACCCGGAGCCCTTCCCGTCCTCAACCAAGAGGCGGTTGAAATCGCCGTCCGCTTTGGATGTGCGATCGACGCAAAGGTGGCCGAGTTTAGCAAGTTTGACCGGAAATCTTACTTCTACCCCGACTCCCCCCGCAACTTTCAAATCACCCAATTCGATATGCCCATTATTATCGGGGGAAAAGTAATCGCCGATGTTGAAGGAAAAACCAAAACCTTTGAGATCCACCATGCCCATCTAGAGGATGATGCAGGGATGCTCAAACACTTTTCTGACTTTGCAGGGGTCGACTATAACCGGGCCGGCGTCCCCCTACTCGAAATCGTCTCCGAACCTTGCATGTTCTCCCCTAAAGAGGCCACAGCCTTCGCCACCACCTTAAAAACGATCTTAGAATATCTCGACGTTTCTGACTGTAACATGGAAGAGGGATCGATGCGGATCGACA
This DNA window, taken from Candidatus Neptunochlamydia vexilliferae, encodes the following:
- the gatA gene encoding Asp-tRNA(Asn)/Glu-tRNA(Gln) amidotransferase subunit GatA, producing the protein MYRKSALELHRAFTEGELTASAITAYFLQRIQLLDGELQSFLNVFADRAMEKAEKLDAKRAAGQLVGKLAGVPIAIKDNIQIKGEITTCASKFLSNYSAPFDATVTRLIEEQDGILIGKTNMDEFAMGSSTEHSAYQLTRNPWSLSHAPGGSSGGSAAAVGGRLAPIALGSDTGGSIRQPAAFTGTVGFKPTYGRVSRYGLVAFGSSLDQIGPLTTTVKDAALMMEVMGHPCDYDATNVKKPGEPYLDHMETSLQGKTVGVPWKFLGDLSETSRQEFEKGLEVLKELGVNIVEVNLEKLRYGIPIYYILSTAEASTNLARFDGVRYGKRSEKAKTLDEIYDLSREEGFGPEVKQRILLGTFVLSSGYQEAYYKKAQKIRTLVIEEYKKAFEICDVVAMPSTPTPAFELDGIKDPLDMYLQDLYTVGANLAGLPAISVPCGTNSSGLPHAIQFLGPQMDDGKVLHFAHQFEKGRGLKEFIPPLFNKEVE